A window of the Chloroflexus sp. Y-396-1 genome harbors these coding sequences:
- a CDS encoding SRPBCC family protein: MHSPFPHLLEEFVVVNAAMDRVETVMTDEALMKRWMSPAVQFTPLDGWNFATGARWRLRLTGVGSLLEAGYLVVERRPGLILWAFDGFWEGFDAWQWLPWQGNPDQTLIHNRIEYRLRVPGLGLIWPLTIAPLMKLDAQAQMVRLRQVCEAVIVTR; encoded by the coding sequence ATGCACTCACCCTTTCCCCATCTGCTCGAAGAATTTGTGGTCGTTAACGCCGCGATGGATCGCGTTGAGACCGTCATGACTGATGAGGCATTGATGAAACGCTGGATGTCGCCAGCCGTCCAGTTTACACCACTTGATGGCTGGAACTTTGCGACCGGTGCGCGCTGGCGGTTGCGGCTAACCGGCGTGGGGTCACTGCTAGAAGCCGGTTATCTCGTCGTTGAACGACGGCCGGGACTTATTCTTTGGGCGTTTGATGGCTTCTGGGAAGGGTTTGATGCCTGGCAGTGGCTCCCATGGCAGGGAAATCCTGATCAAACGCTTATCCACAATCGCATTGAGTACCGCTTACGTGTGCCTGGTCTTGGTCTCATTTGGCCGCTCACGATTGCCCCGCTGATGAAACTGGATGCCCAGGCACAGATGGTACGACTGCGTCAGGTGTGTGAAGCGGTGATAGTTACACGCTGA
- a CDS encoding zinc-ribbon domain-containing protein, with product MSSERFCPQCGSPVVSAERFCPNCGRHLSEQTQIPLPSETPPSPSSIIDSTQTGRWHWIIMAVGLLALVVIGGSAFLIQVFRSPEEVPPSVATALTPSHARIPTVTPGETSATAIDGIIGQLTPLGAAALAQTSQAQTTQALAEVAPTQTALALDAEINSLFANARRVFYDEFVDNRNAWFTGEFQEIELDLIEDGVFKVLWTGRGTSYELYELSSFTDFISEVDCRIVRGGGNGSCSLIFAEQRNVGFYKFEFFIDYYRLSAITTEGEPVVLAEGDPRRLTRIGEQNRLRVIRQGDRIRLFVNGALAADLRDTTFRAGRVGVSTACYREEGGVEVHFDNFGIWSLPTES from the coding sequence ATGTCTTCAGAACGATTTTGCCCACAATGTGGTTCGCCGGTCGTGTCCGCCGAGCGGTTTTGTCCCAATTGTGGTCGCCATCTGTCGGAACAAACGCAAATACCGCTACCATCGGAAACTCCGCCCTCACCATCTTCCATCATCGACTCCACCCAGACGGGCAGATGGCATTGGATCATTATGGCTGTTGGTCTACTAGCTCTGGTTGTCATTGGTGGTAGTGCGTTTCTTATCCAAGTATTTCGCTCACCTGAAGAAGTGCCGCCATCGGTGGCGACCGCGCTGACACCTTCTCACGCACGTATTCCCACTGTTACACCCGGTGAAACATCGGCGACCGCAATCGATGGAATCATCGGTCAGCTAACCCCCCTCGGTGCTGCTGCGCTGGCCCAAACATCACAGGCACAGACGACCCAGGCCTTAGCGGAAGTTGCCCCTACGCAAACAGCACTAGCCCTCGACGCTGAAATCAATTCGCTCTTCGCTAATGCCCGACGAGTCTTCTACGATGAGTTTGTTGATAATCGCAATGCCTGGTTTACCGGAGAATTTCAAGAGATCGAACTTGACCTGATTGAAGATGGTGTGTTCAAGGTCCTATGGACTGGCAGAGGCACATCGTATGAACTGTACGAACTCAGCTCATTTACCGATTTCATCAGCGAGGTCGATTGCCGGATAGTTCGCGGTGGAGGTAATGGGAGTTGCAGTTTGATTTTTGCCGAGCAACGGAATGTTGGCTTCTACAAGTTTGAATTTTTCATTGACTATTACCGACTTTCGGCAATCACAACCGAAGGCGAACCGGTTGTGTTAGCCGAAGGTGATCCACGGCGCTTGACCCGTATCGGTGAGCAGAATCGGCTACGTGTTATCAGACAAGGCGATCGCATTCGGCTGTTCGTAAACGGGGCACTGGCTGCCGATCTCCGTGATACCACCTTCCGCGCCGGACGGGTTGGCGTTTCAACGGCATGCTACCGCGAAGAAGGTGGAGTGGAAGTTCACTTCGACAATTTTGGGATCTGGTCGCTACCGACCGAATCGTGA
- a CDS encoding VOC family protein has protein sequence MIHALDHVVILVEQLSSAVAAYTAAGFVVAPGGEHADGATHNALISFPDGTYLELLAFRRPAPEHRWWRHVAAGPGLIDFALLPVNTTIAVAAAADRGLMMNGPVPGGRIRPDGLSLAWETAWPPSPDLPFLCGDVTDRSLRVPDADFWGHSNGARGIAEVIVAVTNPIASAGRYAMLLGITPQATPAEVRIPLGESTIVLRGPDSGDQRVIDRLMRRGEGICAVTLKGLHFPDLTATLGAAIVAEHVA, from the coding sequence ATGATCCATGCGCTTGATCACGTCGTCATTTTGGTAGAGCAGTTGTCGTCGGCGGTAGCGGCCTATACCGCAGCCGGATTTGTTGTGGCGCCAGGTGGCGAGCATGCCGATGGTGCGACCCATAATGCGCTAATTAGCTTTCCTGATGGAACCTACCTTGAGCTGCTGGCATTTCGACGACCGGCTCCGGAACATCGCTGGTGGCGACACGTAGCTGCTGGTCCCGGTTTGATCGATTTTGCTCTGTTGCCGGTCAATACGACAATTGCCGTTGCCGCAGCAGCCGACCGTGGCTTAATGATGAATGGACCAGTTCCCGGTGGTCGCATTCGACCTGATGGTCTCAGCCTGGCTTGGGAGACGGCATGGCCGCCTAGTCCCGATCTCCCATTTTTGTGCGGTGATGTGACCGACCGTTCGTTGCGGGTGCCTGATGCCGATTTTTGGGGGCACAGTAACGGTGCGCGAGGTATTGCTGAGGTGATCGTAGCCGTAACCAATCCAATCGCGAGTGCTGGCCGCTATGCAATGTTGTTGGGGATCACACCCCAGGCAACTCCTGCTGAGGTGCGCATTCCGTTGGGTGAAAGTACCATTGTGCTGCGTGGTCCAGATTCAGGTGATCAGCGCGTGATTGATCGGCTAATGCGCCGGGGCGAAGGGATCTGTGCCGTTACCCTGAAGGGGTTGCATTTTCCCGACCTTACCGCAACGCTTGGTGCGGCGATTGTGGCTGAACATGTAGCATAG
- a CDS encoding MDR family oxidoreductase, which produces MSEERFTALVVEEGADGRRVEFRELPLSALPEGEVLVKVAYSTLNYKDGLAITGKGKILRSSPLAPGIDFAGTVVESADPRYRPGDNVVLTGWGVGERHWGGYSQYTRVKGEWLVPLPEGMTLKHAMTIGTAGFTAMLCVLALERHGFIPGREVLVTGAAGGVGSVAVALLAKAGHKVIAATGRPHEEAYLRDLGASGILDRNVLSSPGRPLESERWGGAIDTVGGAVLAGVLRAMAMRSAVAICGNAGGAEFTTSVYPFILRGVTMIGIESVMVPRAERLVAWERLASDLTPELLDRMTTVIPFAELPAYAEQITNAQTRGRVVVDVQGEDKK; this is translated from the coding sequence ATGAGTGAAGAACGCTTTACTGCCCTGGTAGTAGAGGAGGGGGCTGACGGCCGACGGGTTGAGTTTCGCGAGTTGCCCTTAAGCGCCTTACCGGAAGGTGAGGTATTGGTGAAAGTTGCCTATTCTACCCTCAACTATAAAGATGGTCTAGCTATTACGGGGAAAGGTAAGATTCTGCGCAGCAGCCCGCTAGCGCCGGGGATCGATTTTGCCGGGACAGTAGTGGAGTCAGCGGATCCGCGCTATCGTCCGGGGGATAACGTGGTTCTTACCGGTTGGGGTGTCGGTGAACGGCACTGGGGCGGGTACAGTCAATACACACGAGTAAAAGGCGAATGGTTAGTACCGCTCCCGGAGGGAATGACTCTGAAACATGCGATGACGATTGGAACCGCCGGATTCACGGCGATGCTCTGCGTACTGGCCCTTGAGCGACATGGGTTTATTCCCGGACGCGAAGTGCTGGTCACCGGCGCAGCCGGTGGTGTAGGGAGCGTTGCAGTAGCCTTGCTGGCAAAGGCTGGACATAAGGTGATTGCGGCAACCGGTCGTCCTCATGAAGAAGCTTATCTGCGTGACCTCGGTGCCAGCGGCATTCTTGATCGAAATGTACTTAGTAGCCCCGGTCGCCCACTCGAAAGCGAACGCTGGGGCGGTGCCATTGATACGGTCGGTGGGGCAGTGTTAGCGGGCGTGTTACGGGCAATGGCCATGCGCAGCGCGGTTGCGATCTGCGGCAATGCCGGTGGCGCTGAGTTTACGACCAGCGTGTATCCATTTATTTTGCGCGGTGTCACAATGATCGGGATCGAGTCGGTGATGGTACCGCGAGCAGAACGGCTCGTTGCCTGGGAACGGCTGGCCAGCGATCTAACACCAGAATTACTGGATCGAATGACGACAGTTATCCCATTCGCTGAATTGCCCGCTTATGCTGAACAGATTACCAACGCGCAGACCCGTGGCCGTGTAGTGGTCGATGTTCAGGGAGAAGATAAAAAATAG